Genomic DNA from Veillonella criceti:
CAGCTCCTGCAATAATTAAAAACAATAAAATGCCCACAATCCATAGGAAGCGACGGATTGGTGACTTCTTCTTCGGTGTTTTAACCGAGGTTGTTCTACTTTTAACTTGTCGCCCTCTTTGGGACGAGCGTTGTAAACTCATACGACACCTCTCATTACGAATAATAAGTCATATAGCTTATTATATCATACCTATGCCACATATGGTATCATCTTACGACATAGAAATAAACCGCCTAAAGTTCATCTCTTTCCTTTGATTATCTTTATTTTAAATATACCAAAGTAGCGCCCGCACCGCCTTCATCATAACCAGCAATTTCATAGCGACTAATATGCGGTAATGTCTTTAAATACTGATGAATCCCTGCTCGTAAAGCACCGGTTCCTTTACCATGAACAATACGAACTGGCGAAATACCAGCCATCAAGGCCTGATCTATAAAATGACCTACATTTTGATTGGCTTCATCTACAGTTTGACCGATAACATTAAGTTCAGTAGTAGCATGCTTTTGTCGCTCTACGGCCGATCCACCCGCCCGTTTCCGTGACTTAGGTTGTACTGCTTCTTGTTTACGTCGTAAATTATTCATTTCTTCGCGGCTAGCTAACGCTAAATCAGCCACTTTTACATTAGCAGAGAGCCCATTTACAGAGACTTGAATTCGCTTTCCTTGAATAGCTTCAACAGTGCCTACTGCATTTAGGGAGGTCACAAACACTGTTTGTCCTGTCCGTAATTCGTTCACATTCACTGGTGTTCGTGTTTCTTGCTCTAATTCAGGCACCTGTACGCCTGAAATATTTTTACGCGCTTGTGTAATCGCCTCTTGTCGCTTTGTTTTATTCGTTTCAGAGAACTGTGATTTTAATTCTTTAATAATCTGCTCCCCTTCTACACGAATAGCCTGCTTTAACTGCTGCGCTTCAGCTTGCGCTTTACTTAGAATCTGCTTACGCCGCTCGTTAAGTTGTTTCTTTTCACGGTCTGCTTGCGTACGCATACGCCGAGCTTCATCTAATTCTTTCTTAAGGGCGCGCTCCTTCGCTTGATTCTTTCGAAGTTGTTCATTAAGATCACTCAATACTTCTTCCATATCACGATGATCAGAGCCTTCTCGGTGTTGTTTTGCATAGTCAATAACCTCACGTGGTACCCCTAATCGAGCGGCAATGCTTAGGGCATGACTACTACCAGCCACACCAATATGAAGACGATAGGTTGGTCGTAAAGTCCGTTCATCAAATTCTACATGACCATTTTCAATGCCTTCGGTATTATAGGCATATCGTTTCAATTCATTATAATGGGTGCTCACCATCATAAGAGGACCCCGTTTGCGGAAATATTCGAGTAGAGCAACTGCTAAGGCACTCCCTTCTTCTGGATCCGTGCCTGACCCTAATTCATCAAGAAGCACTAAATCTTTAGCACCTGCTACTTTTAAAATCCGCACTACTTGTGTCATGTGCGCAGAAAAAGTACTAAGACTCGCCTCAATACTCTGTTCATCACCAATATCTGCGTAAATATTATTGAAAATCGGTAATACCGAACCTGTATCAGCTGGGATATGAAGACCTGCTTGATGCATCAAACTTAACAAACCTAATGTCTTCATAGCCACTGTTTTACCACCAGTATTAGAACCTGTAATGAGTAAAATACGATAGGTAGTACCTAATGTAATCGTTGTTGGCACCACTACATTAGCAGGAATTAAAGGATGGCGTGCATTCATGAGTTTCACTTCACGAGCACCACTAATAATAGCAGGTGTTGCTTTCATTGCAATCGCAAGAGCTGCTTTACCATACACAAATTCCACATGAGATACTCGCTCGCACGCATCCATTAAGGTATTGCTATCCTTGCGTACAGCTAACGATAAATCCTTATAAATACGGCGCACTTCTTCTTCTTCCGCTAGCATAGCTTCTTGTAGATCATTATTTAAGTTAACTAGACGCATTGGTTCAATGTAAAGCGTAGCGCCCGTTGCCGATCTATCATGAATTAAGCCTTCAAAGGCATACCGATATTCTTGTTTTACAGGGATTACATATCGATTATTACGTTGCGTAACCAAGGCTTCCTGAAAATATTTCTGATTATCCGGATCATGAATAATCGCCTGAATATCAGATTTAATCCGGTCTTTAGTCCGTACAATTGTAGAACGCAAATGCTGTAACTTAGGGGATGCTGAATCCATAAGATTCCCCTTTTTATCAAATACACGCTCAAATTTACGTTCCAACCCGTCATGCCGAGGCATATCTTGAATCCACAAAGAAAGCAATGGATACGATGTGTATTTACTGTGAAAGAAACTATACATCCGTTTATACGCACTTAAGGTCGTATAAATATCCCACAACTCATCATGCGTTAAAATAATTTCTTTACGACTCTTAGAACAAGCCTCACGAATATCTCGCGTGCCGCCAATAGGTTGTTCAATTTCCATCTGCATAGAATTAACAGCCTCTACCGTTTCATCTAATGCCGTTTTTATAGCAATCGGGTCAGTTAGGGGGGTAAGCTCACTGGCTAATTCTTTAGCAATGCGTGATGAACACACCTCGGCTAACCGTTCCCGAATTACATCAAAATCTAACAGTTTTTCACTGTTCATAAATATATCTATCCCTCCTATATTGGATATCACTTAATACAATCTCTAAGCCATACTAAAAAATTCCTTTAAAGTAATGACCTCGTGTCACTGGTATATCTTCATTTTTTGGTGGAACTGGTGATGTCCCTTGTAAAATACCTACATAAGCCTGTATAGTTTCTTGTAGCCAAGTTTTTGACTGTTGACGACCATCAATACGCAATATAGCAATATTTCGTTTTACTAAATCAGGTATATAGGCACGCATATCAAGCATGCGACTATTCATAATGTGCATGCGACAATACGGATCTGTCCGCAATGGAAATTGTTCGCCTAAACGATCTTTTAACGCATATGAATCCTTTAAACAAGGTGCTGGACAGCCTTCTTTTTTACCAATTCCAGCAAAACTACTGATTACACAATATTCTGAAATCATTAATTCTGTCAAGCCATGGACTACACATTCAACAGGAACTGTTGTCTGTTTTATAATACGGCTAATCTGTTTCAGCGTCGCCTCTTGTGAAAGCACTACACTTCGCAAACCAAGCTGAGCCATTTGCTGGACTGCTTCTGTATTAAAAAGTTGTAAACTGCTATCCCCTTCAATAGGCCCCGTATAGCCCAACTCTTGTAACCATTCTAAAACGCCTAAGAAATGAATGCTAATCGCATCTGGCTTAGCCTCTATCATGGCCTGTAAAGTTGGCATATAACTAGCTACTTCACTATCACGCACAACACGTGGCGTTACTAATACACACGGTACCTGATGTGCCTTACAAAGAGCCACCACCCGTGCATATACGCCTAAATCATACGGAGTCCGTTGTAATCGATCACCACCAAACACAATCTTCTGTGCGCCAGCCTGTAAGGCGGTTTCAATTTGCCATTCTTCATCAAGTTGCACTGCTACTAGCGGCTTCACACTCTTAGTGCTCGGTAAATTAGTAGCTACCTCTGCTTGTGTCATAACAGTGTAACTTGGTCGATTGTGAAACTCTTGCTGAATAGCCGATTCTACACGCTGTAAAGTGGTAGTCATTTCTGTTTCATGCTGTGCTAACAACAATTCTTCTAATTGAGCAATCCCATCACGGCGCATCTGATTTAACACACTACTCGGCCACATAAAAGGTTCCTCTGGTATATACACAGAGGCCAAACTAAATACAGTTGTACCTAAACGCCCCAATTGTTCTGTTACTTTTTCACGACTCGTTGGCACTTTTTTTGCTCGTTGCACTACATAATCAGCACTAACTGTTACTGTTTTACCATCCTCTAAGAGAAGTGTCAACTGTGGTGCCTCGCCTTCCACACCATCTAAGTAAGCATGAACTTCATATTTCCGTCCAAAATCTTGTAAATTTTGCCACACCGTCTTTTTAGGCCCTTCACCACTTGGACCAATGCGTTTACCACGATTACCTGGCGCTACAGCCGTAATCATCTCACGACTCGATCGATTTTCCAAATACGCTGTTGAAAAACCGCGATTAAAGCCTTCTTTTAAACGAGCTTGCTCTTTCTTCGTTGATTGCCCCGCTCGATCAATAATCGTTCGATAAGAGCCAATGACTTCTCGCACATAAGACGCCTTTTTCATACGCCCTTCTACTTTAAAAGAAGCCACACCTGCGGCCATGAGCTCACTCATGTGTTCACTATAATTCAAATCCTTAGGACTCATAATATACGCTTCATCAGCGCCATTAACAGCTTGTCCCTTACCATCCAATAACTCGTAAGGCAAACGACATGGTTGAGCGCAAGCGCCCCGATTGCCACTACGCCCACCAATGAAACTACTCATCAAACATTGACCAGAATAACACACACACAGCGCGCCATGAACAAAAACTTCTATTTCAGCCTTTGCTTCCTTACAAATATGCTCAATCTCCGCCAAACTCATTTCACGAGCCAATACAACACGAGTAAAACCCATGCGCTCTAAGAAACGGACTGTTCCCAAATTAGTAGCCGTCAATTGCGTACTAGCATGTAAATGAAGCTTAGGTGCTACTTTTTTAGCTAATTCAGCTACGGCTAAATCTTGCACAATAATCGCATCCACATGAATCCGTTCTAATTCTTGTAAATAGGTTTTTAAATCAGATAACTCTGTATCTCCAACTAAAATATTAACGGTTACAAATACAGACACATTTAACAAATGAGCTAATCGTACCGCCTCTTCTAATTCTTCTATATCAAAATTAGCTGCATTAGCTCTAGCATTAAATACTTTGCCACCTAAATAAATAGCATCCGCGCCAGCTTCTAAAGCAGCTAAAAAATTTTCCGACGTACCTGCCGGTGCTAATAATTCCATAAACCCTCCTTAAGGGTAATTACACTATATATACAATAGAATTATATCACATCCAATACTTTCAACAAAAAATAAACCTAACGCTAAAGTATTCACATACTTCCTACGTTAGGTTTATCATTTTACTATCCCTAGCTACATTTTAATATAACTTGTTATAGCTTATCGTAATTTACAACCAATTTCATCCAATGCTGCAATAATTTCGTCAATATTTGGTTGAATGTCTTCATCCGTCAAGGTTCCTTCATTACTGCGGAAGGATAAATTGTACGCTAAGCTACGATGTCCCGCTTCAATATGTTCCCCTTCATACACGTCAAAAATGAACGCCCGTTCCAAATGTTCACCACCGTGTTGATAAATAAGGCGAATAATGTCTTGAGAGGTAATTTCTTTTGGTGCCACAATAGCAAGGTCACGACTGGTACCAGGGAATTTACTAATTTCTTTATACTGTAACTGCCCCTGTGGTAGGTTAAGAACAGCGCTTACATCAATATCAAAAATATACGCCTTACCAGGTAAATCATAAGCTTTCATAACTTGTGGATGCAACTCCCCAAAGGTAGCAATCACTGTACCACCCACAACATATTGCGCACTTACACCAGGGTGTAAATAAGGTTCTGTAGAACGTTCAATAGTTGCTTCAAAACGGCTATCCGCCAACATCCGTTCAAGCACCCCTTTTACATCATAGAAATCAGTATCACGTTGTGCCTCTTCCCATTGCACTTCATTAGTTTTACCCATCATGAGGCCCGTTACCCGATAATTTTCAGTTGGTAATTCTGTAATTGGCAAGCTCTTAGGTTGATATACAGCGCCACTTTCAAAAATCCAAAGATCATGATTTTTCTGAGCAATATTACGAGCCGCTACATCCAAAATGCTTGGAATTAATGTGGTACGCATAACAGGAAAATCCTCGGTAATTGGATTCATAATTGGCACAGCTTGATAGCGACTATCCGTTTCAGGAAGCATTAATTTTTTCAAACTATCAGGATGCATGAAACTAAACGTGATGACTTCACTAAGACCACGATCAACTAGACTATTACGAATGGCTTTAAATAACAATTTCTTTTCACTCATAGTGCCACTGTTAAGGTTGGCCCAAGGTGTACGATTAGGAATGTTATCATAGCCATAAATACGAGCTACTTCTTCAGCAATATCAGGCATAACCGTTACATCACCGCGCCAAGATGGCACGCCTGCGGTTACTACACCATTAGCTTCTTCCCAAGTAAAAGACAATGTGGTTAAAATTTCTTTCATACGGCTAGCTTCAATGTGAGTACCAAGATATGCATTAATTGCATCAACCGTAAAAGAAACTGTACCTGTAGTTGCCGGTACAGGGTAGACATCCACTACGCCTTTAGCAAGTACTACTTCACTATCTAATTCTTGCAATAATTGAGCTGCACGATCTAATGCAACTGGTGTATATTCTGCATTAATCCCACGTTCAAAGCGACCAGACGCTTCGCTACGCATACCAAGAGCACGAGCCGTACGACGAATGGATGCCCCTTTAAATACAGCGGCCTCTAAAATGATAGATGTGGTTTGATCTGTAACTTCACTATCTAAACCACCCATCACACCAGCTACTCCCACAGGGCCATTAACATCTGCAATCACAAGCATGCCTTCTGTTAATTCTCTATCAGTGCCATCAAGGGTCGTAATCGTTTCACCAGCCTTAGCAGGTCGAGCTGTCAACTGATGACCTACCACCTTATCATAGTCATACGCATGCATTGGTTGGCCCAATTCCAACATAACATAATTAGTCACGTCCACCACATTGTTAATTGGTCGAATACCACCATTGCGTAAACGATTCTGTAGCCACAAAGGTGATGGGCCCACTTTTACATTAGTCACTAGACGAGCCATGAAACGCTGACAAAGTTCGCTGTCCTCAATTTGAATATCTACACAGCCTTCAATCGTATTGCCCTTTTCCTCAACGGTTACAGTAGGTTCTGTATTTTGTTGATTAGTGAGTACTGCAAATTCACGGCTAAGCCCTACCATAGAGAAACAATCGGCTCGATTTGGGGTCAACTCAAACTCATATACCGTATCATTAAGCATTAAAGCATCGCGAATATCCATACCAATAGGCGTGCCTTCCGGTAAAATATAAATACCTTCTGCTTCACCAGGAATTACCATGTCTTTTGGCACCCCTAATTCAGCTACAGAGCAAAACATCCCTTCCGAAGCTTCCCCACGAAGTTTGCCTTTTTTAATCTCTGTCCCATCAGCTAAACGGGATTTATGATACGCTACAGGTACGATTTGACCCACAGCTACATTCGTAGCGGCCGTAACGATTTGCTTAGTAATTTCTTCGCCTGTTTTATCGTCAATACAAGCCACTTGGCACACTTGCAATTTATCAGCATCAGGATGTTTTGTAATTTCTACAATTTTACCTGTATAAATCTTTTTCAACCCAGGATCCATATTGATAACATCTTCTACAGGAATCCCTGCTTGCGTTAATACATCGGCTAGTTCCTGAGCCGGTTTCGTTGTGTCTACAGGAACATAGTCCTTCATCCATGTTAAACTAGCTTTCATTGTCTTACCTCCTAGAACTGCTTCAAGAAACGCATATCATTTTCATAGAATAAACGTAAATCACCAATGCCGTATAGTAGCATAGCAATACGTTCCACACCCATACCGAAGGCAAAACCTTGCACTTCATTAGGGTCATAGCCATTCATCTCTAATACGCGTGGATGTACCATACCACAGCCTAAGATTTCAAGCCAGCCAGTATGCGAGCATACACGGCACCCTTCGCCACCGCACATGCAACAAGAAATATCGACTTCTGCACTTGGTTCTGTAAATGGGAAGAAGCTTGTGCGGAAACGCACTTTAGTCTCTTCGCCAAACATGTGACGCAAGAAAATTTCTAAAGTACCTTTTAAATCAGCAAACGTAATCCCCTTATCAACTACAAGCCCTTCTACTTG
This window encodes:
- the pheT gene encoding phenylalanine--tRNA ligase subunit beta, whose product is MKASLTWMKDYVPVDTTKPAQELADVLTQAGIPVEDVINMDPGLKKIYTGKIVEITKHPDADKLQVCQVACIDDKTGEEITKQIVTAATNVAVGQIVPVAYHKSRLADGTEIKKGKLRGEASEGMFCSVAELGVPKDMVIPGEAEGIYILPEGTPIGMDIRDALMLNDTVYEFELTPNRADCFSMVGLSREFAVLTNQQNTEPTVTVEEKGNTIEGCVDIQIEDSELCQRFMARLVTNVKVGPSPLWLQNRLRNGGIRPINNVVDVTNYVMLELGQPMHAYDYDKVVGHQLTARPAKAGETITTLDGTDRELTEGMLVIADVNGPVGVAGVMGGLDSEVTDQTTSIILEAAVFKGASIRRTARALGMRSEASGRFERGINAEYTPVALDRAAQLLQELDSEVVLAKGVVDVYPVPATTGTVSFTVDAINAYLGTHIEASRMKEILTTLSFTWEEANGVVTAGVPSWRGDVTVMPDIAEEVARIYGYDNIPNRTPWANLNSGTMSEKKLLFKAIRNSLVDRGLSEVITFSFMHPDSLKKLMLPETDSRYQAVPIMNPITEDFPVMRTTLIPSILDVAARNIAQKNHDLWIFESGAVYQPKSLPITELPTENYRVTGLMMGKTNEVQWEEAQRDTDFYDVKGVLERMLADSRFEATIERSTEPYLHPGVSAQYVVGGTVIATFGELHPQVMKAYDLPGKAYIFDIDVSAVLNLPQGQLQYKEISKFPGTSRDLAIVAPKEITSQDIIRLIYQHGGEHLERAFIFDVYEGEHIEAGHRSLAYNLSFRSNEGTLTDEDIQPNIDEIIAALDEIGCKLR
- a CDS encoding endonuclease MutS2, whose amino-acid sequence is MNSEKLLDFDVIRERLAEVCSSRIAKELASELTPLTDPIAIKTALDETVEAVNSMQMEIEQPIGGTRDIREACSKSRKEIILTHDELWDIYTTLSAYKRMYSFFHSKYTSYPLLSLWIQDMPRHDGLERKFERVFDKKGNLMDSASPKLQHLRSTIVRTKDRIKSDIQAIIHDPDNQKYFQEALVTQRNNRYVIPVKQEYRYAFEGLIHDRSATGATLYIEPMRLVNLNNDLQEAMLAEEEEVRRIYKDLSLAVRKDSNTLMDACERVSHVEFVYGKAALAIAMKATPAIISGAREVKLMNARHPLIPANVVVPTTITLGTTYRILLITGSNTGGKTVAMKTLGLLSLMHQAGLHIPADTGSVLPIFNNIYADIGDEQSIEASLSTFSAHMTQVVRILKVAGAKDLVLLDELGSGTDPEEGSALAVALLEYFRKRGPLMMVSTHYNELKRYAYNTEGIENGHVEFDERTLRPTYRLHIGVAGSSHALSIAARLGVPREVIDYAKQHREGSDHRDMEEVLSDLNEQLRKNQAKERALKKELDEARRMRTQADREKKQLNERRKQILSKAQAEAQQLKQAIRVEGEQIIKELKSQFSETNKTKRQEAITQARKNISGVQVPELEQETRTPVNVNELRTGQTVFVTSLNAVGTVEAIQGKRIQVSVNGLSANVKVADLALASREEMNNLRRKQEAVQPKSRKRAGGSAVERQKHATTELNVIGQTVDEANQNVGHFIDQALMAGISPVRIVHGKGTGALRAGIHQYLKTLPHISRYEIAGYDEGGAGATLVYLK
- a CDS encoding DUF3656 domain-containing U32 family peptidase, translating into MELLAPAGTSENFLAALEAGADAIYLGGKVFNARANAANFDIEELEEAVRLAHLLNVSVFVTVNILVGDTELSDLKTYLQELERIHVDAIIVQDLAVAELAKKVAPKLHLHASTQLTATNLGTVRFLERMGFTRVVLAREMSLAEIEHICKEAKAEIEVFVHGALCVCYSGQCLMSSFIGGRSGNRGACAQPCRLPYELLDGKGQAVNGADEAYIMSPKDLNYSEHMSELMAAGVASFKVEGRMKKASYVREVIGSYRTIIDRAGQSTKKEQARLKEGFNRGFSTAYLENRSSREMITAVAPGNRGKRIGPSGEGPKKTVWQNLQDFGRKYEVHAYLDGVEGEAPQLTLLLEDGKTVTVSADYVVQRAKKVPTSREKVTEQLGRLGTTVFSLASVYIPEEPFMWPSSVLNQMRRDGIAQLEELLLAQHETEMTTTLQRVESAIQQEFHNRPSYTVMTQAEVATNLPSTKSVKPLVAVQLDEEWQIETALQAGAQKIVFGGDRLQRTPYDLGVYARVVALCKAHQVPCVLVTPRVVRDSEVASYMPTLQAMIEAKPDAISIHFLGVLEWLQELGYTGPIEGDSSLQLFNTEAVQQMAQLGLRSVVLSQEATLKQISRIIKQTTVPVECVVHGLTELMISEYCVISSFAGIGKKEGCPAPCLKDSYALKDRLGEQFPLRTDPYCRMHIMNSRMLDMRAYIPDLVKRNIAILRIDGRQQSKTWLQETIQAYVGILQGTSPVPPKNEDIPVTRGHYFKGIF